Proteins co-encoded in one Yamadazyma tenuis chromosome 1, complete sequence genomic window:
- the APC1 gene encoding Anaphase-promoting complex subunit 1 (EggNog:ENOG503NUCJ; COG:D,O; BUSCO:EOG0926049S), whose protein sequence is MTSSPTPDQLSSPAIDLKYLRAYTSSGGQTKLFPGNKHLVIHKREVLLVNGASLSKKFTFDEDVVTATFTCFTHSESLATESEPSLVICLAKSAFIYTNGKDYTVSFPFVLRSALPFEFGLLLEKGQLQTYPSESGINSATFLSLVDPIGEFRVITSSSTSTISPYEEMVAFPLKGLNKTSSLCATYNRHDKVIVIYHIRTSNKNNGKRLNSFKYSKRKNTFLTTPNPARILEDESLHIDYSNGNMSNHMSITSSINMEKKRTSTLLSDASSMARMGSESSISELSKPMEMALKKDMILTRVEVLSIQVDRKNLDIYNLCYEEQEAIIIMNRYKKEAKVYIFNQSITAIPQYQSTYSIKCLHCVPLMNSEFPGYIVVLRESNVIQILNPFVDVTSAPITLSGQYPTISGLQCACDEDIALIGSDGDTFILKLVMKPSSDIVLKCLQCFKYLSGSNISETIWTLWRTALMLDDYKDDWWAFVVTILAILLPMDSEVSNYELNEITVLLPLAKKLNEQLNDDYLFREMLPYIAISLHLIREEAKLDVLAHDSLDKIGLFLTQLCTWMGWPEAWCKYYMVDINKIDGEPRMPSVFVIPQPPNILESLSSLFNDSIVQYLTFSQLVEESFAADELIIPRTHAILKLFELIVSPNYGPNNVVDLMCELGFTIQDLETFPLGVRVPLKEAISYCQENPDFQWNPKALDLVGRKELNMFLRSGSYQPPTSLYTQFGPNTNQLPRDINHILSGVLDGTEQVSAWDDQSEADRIGITKLIFDHDRRYYEITSLLHQTKAQTATLITEEGKSDFDVVVLQRALAAIVALRTLSIPLGRASLYYGGRMPLLTEKFPIPKFNLNTVVAPKMTNIVLHDGAVDEKVIEWGYFHNGVAAGLSISKQSKGISGSWIIFNKPPSLNAQHAGFLLGLGLNGHLKNLEEWHIYNYLGPKHPLTSVGLLVGMAASNMGTMNIKLTKVLSVHAVALLPQGANDLNVPVMVQTAGLLGIGLLYLESQHRRMSETLLAQITSTVSQNDSEQIHEGYRLAAGISLGFVNLGKGKDLKGLNDTRVVDRLLALATSMKDYQPVQELDKSCSGAIMALGFIHMKTEDVTIANKLGVPQSEQLLDYIRPDLLLLRCVSKNIIMWSSVNNTRGWVESQIPESLLARYGKGNADNLDSDQICYYNVLGGTCLSIAIKYASTHDKTARDTLLHYLDQMMVVAMTPTEKYDQKITCNAATNIQNLLALSISVVMAGSGDLETFRRLRVLYGDTSKDTNYGNYMAINMALGFLFLGGGQYAFGNSNLAIASLIVSLYPVFPNNNSEYEVHLQALRHFWAISVDPRCLIVRDVDTHKPSKIPVTLRLRNGQVKKATSPCLLPSLSSILSIQTDSLDHFKVRIDFGSNPDYLEIFKKALTLFVYKRQNYQMLKSSVKNLLEYENRSLQVENNEVKVDKDIEKILSLNFMKPISAHEKKVYLYESSSLSNDTSLNDLGLSVFIIIDTKLELQRVASNPKAVDDLMNLKLIFSYSDKLFSDDMRHIPLEFVEMLKHSVWELTRS, encoded by the coding sequence GATCAACTCGGCCACGTTCTTGTCCTTGGTGGATCCCATAGGCGAGTTTCGAGTGATCACGTCGTCTTCCACTTCGACAATATCTCCATATGAAGAAATGGTGGCATTTCCACTAAAGGGCTTGAATAAAACCTCTTCTTTATGTGCCACTTATAACCGGCACGATAAGGTAATCGTGATATACCACATACGAACCTCCAATAAAAACAACGGGAAGCGTCTCAATTCCTTTAAGTACTCGAAGAGGAAAAACACTTTCTTGACCACTCCCAATCCTGCCagaattcttgaagatgaaagcTTACACATCGACTATAGTAATGGGAATATGTCCAATCATATGCTGATAACCTCGTCTATAAACATGGAAAAAAAAAGGACAAGCACCCTATTATCGgatgcttcttcaatggctcGAATGGGATCAGAGCTGTCGATCTCAGAGCTTTCAAAACCTATGGAAATGGCTCTCAAGAAAGATATGATCCTTACAAGAGTAGAGGTCCTTAGCATCCAGGTTGACCGGAAAAATTTGGACATCTATAACTTGTGTTacgaagaacaagaagcGATTATCATCATGAACAGATATAAGAAAGAAGCAAAGGTATATATTTTCAACCAGCTGATAACTGCAATTCCTCAGTATCAACTGACGTATTCCATCAAATGTCTTCATTGCGTTCCGTTGATGAATTCAGAGTTCCCGGGATACATTGTGGTCTTGAGAGAAAGCAATGTCATTCAGATCTTGAAcccatttgtggatgtcaCCTCCGCCCCAATAACCTTATCAGGCCAGtatccaacaatttctgGACTTCAATGCGCATGTGACGAGGACATTGCATTAATAGGATCAGATGGTGATACTTTCATACTTAAACTTGTGATGAAACCCAGTTCTGATATTGTCTTAAAATGTCTTCAATGCTTCAAATACCTCAGTGGGTCAAACATCAGTGAAACCATCTGGACACTCTGGCGTACAGCTCTTATGCTTGATGACTATAAAGACGATTGGTGGGCATTTGTGGTGACAATTCTTGCGATATTGTTACCCATGGATTCTGAAGTATCTAATTATGAGCTAAACGAAATAACGGTATTGCTAcctttggccaaaaagCTCAATGAACAACTAAATGATGACTACCTTTTCCGTGAAATGCTCCCATATATCGCCATATCTCTTCATCTCATCAGAGAGGAGGCAAAGCTTGATGTTTTGGCTCACGATTCTTTGGATAAAATTGGCTTGTTCTTGACTCAATTATGTACGTGGATGGGCTGGCCGGAGGCTTGGTGCAAGTATTATATGGTCGACATAAACAAGATTGATGGAGAACCAAGGATGCCTCTGGTATTTGTTATACCCCAACCGCCCAATATCTTGGAGTCATTGAGCAGTTTGTTCAACGATTCCATAGTTCAATACCTTACTTTCTCCCAATTAGTGGAGGAGAGTTTTGCAGCTGATGAATTGATTATCCCAAGAACCCATGCGATCTTGAAGCTCTTTGAGTTGATTGTTTCGCCCAATTATGGTCCCAATAATGTGGTGGATTTGATGTGTGAATTGGGCTTCACGATCCAAGACCTCGAAACCTTTCCTCTCGGTGTTCGGGTGCCATTAAAGGAAGCAATTCTGTACTGCCAGGAGAATCCTGACTTTCAATGGAACCCCAAAGCTTTGGACTtggttggaagaaaagagttgaacatgTTCTTAAGGTCCGGTTCTTACCAACCACCAACGTCACTCTATACACAATTTGGCCCCAACACCAACCAACTTCCTAGAGATATAAACCACATACTTTCTGGAGTCCTCGATGGAACGGAGCAAGTATCTGCTTGGGATGATCAATCAGAGGCTGACAGAATTggtatcaccaagttgatctttGATCACGACAGAAGATACTATGAGATCACCTCTTTATTGCACCAAACAAAGGCCCAAACGGCCACTTTAATTACTGAAGAGGGAAAGTCTGACTTCGATGTGGTTGTGCTCCAAAGAGCTTTGGCAGCAATTGTTGCTCTTCGAACACTTTCTATTCCCTTGGGAAGAGCCTCTTTATATTATGGAGGAAGAATGCCACTATTAACAGAGAAGTTTCCCATCCCCAAATTCAATTTGAATACGGTGGTTGCACCTAAGATGACGAATATTGTGCTTCATGACGGCgctgttgatgaaaaagttATCGAATGGGGATACTTCCACAATGGAGTTGCAGCAGGTTTGAGCATCAGCAAACAGTCCAAAGGAATCTCTGGAAGTtggatcatcttcaacaagccCCCGTCTTTAAATGCCCAACATGCGGGTTTCTTATTAGGACTTGGCCTCAATGGGCACCTTAAGAACTTGGAGGAGTGGCATATCTATAATTATTTGGGTCCCAAGCATCCTTTGACAAGTGTTGGTTTACTTGTTGGAATGGCAGCCAGTAATATGGGAACAATgaacatcaagttgactAAGGTGTTATCGGTTCATGCTGTCGCATTATTACCACAGGGTGCTAATGATTTAAATGTACCGGTGATGGTTCAAACAGCTGGGTTGTTGGGAATTGGGTTGTTATATTTGGAGAGTCAACATAGGCGGATGAGCGAGACTTTATTGGCTCAAATAACCAGCACCGTATCCCAAAATGATTCAGAGCAGATACATGAAGGTTACCGACTAGCTGCTGGGATTTCATTGGGATTTGTCAATTTAGGCAAAGGAAAAGATTTGAAAGGATTAAATGATACTAGGGTCGTGGACCGattattggcattggctACTTCTATGAAAGACTACCAACCAGTGCAAGAGCTTGATAAGTCTTGTAGTGGAGCGATTATGGCATTGGGGTTCATACACATGAAGACCGAAGATGTTACCATTGCCAACAAGCTTGGAGTTCCTCAGTCTGAACAGTTGTTGGATTATATCCGTCCcgatcttcttcttttgagGTGCGTATCTAAGAATATCATTATGTGGAGTTCAGTCAACAATACAAGAGGTTGGGTAGAATCTCAGATTCCTGAATCCTTGTTGGCACGATACGGGAAAGGAAACGCTGATAACTTAGATAGTGATCAGATTTGTTACTATAATGTACTTGGAGGTACTTGTTTATCAATAGCAATCAAGTACGCCTCAACTCACGACAAAACTGCTCGTGACACATTGCTCCATTATTTGGACCAAATGATGGTAGTGGCCATGACTCCTACCGAGAAGTATGATCAAAAAATCACTTGCAATGCTGCTACCAACATTCAGAATCTTTTAGCACTTTCTATCTCTGTGGTGATGGCAGGATCCGGAGATCTTGAGACATTTAGGAGACTCAGAGTTTTGTATGGGGATACAAGTAAAGACACCAACTATGGGAATTATATGGCCATCAATATGGCATTAGggtttttgtttcttggtggtgggcAATATGCTTTTGGCAATTCGAATTTGGCAATTGCAAGCTTAATAGTGTCTTTATATCCGGTATTCCCCAACAATAACAGCGAGTATGAGGTACATTTACAGGCTTTAAGACACTTTTGGGCCATTTCGGTGGATCCCAGATGCTTGATTGTGAGAGATGTTGATACCCATAAGCCATCCAAAATTCCTGTCACACTTCGACTTCGGAATGGACAAGTCAAGAAAGCCACTTCTCCTTGTTTGTTACCTTCTCTTCTGTCAATTTTGAGTATTCAGACCGATTCATTGGATCATTTCAAAGTTCGAATTGACTTTGGCTCCAACCCCGATTACttggaaatcttcaagaaagcACTTACTCTTTTTGTTTACAAAAGACAAAACTATCAAATGCTCAAGTCTTCAGTCAAGAACTTGCTAGAGTACGAGAATAGAAGCTTGCAAGTGGAAAACAATGAAGTTAAAGTTGATAAAGACATAGAAAAAATTCTCAGCTTAAACTTTATGAAACCCATCTCTGCCCACGAAAAGAAGGTATATCTTTATGAATCCAGCAGTCTCAGCAATGACACCAGTTTGAATGATCTTGGATTGTCTGTGTTTATAATCATTGACACAAAACTCGAGTTGCAAAGAGTTGCAAGTAATCCTAAAGCTgtggatgatttgatgaatCTTAAGTTAATCTTCTCGTACAGTGATAAGCTCTTCAGCGACGACATGCGCCATATCCCATTAGAGTTCGtggagatgttgaaacACTCTGTATGGGAACTCACACGCTCATGA